A single Triticum dicoccoides isolate Atlit2015 ecotype Zavitan chromosome 2A, WEW_v2.0, whole genome shotgun sequence DNA region contains:
- the LOC119351925 gene encoding pathogenesis-related protein PRMS-like, which translates to MSPSICLAILLLALVSPSLASASINDNNGVTVAAPRVPVAFQFLQGHNDARREVGVAPLEWNWMLGQDAKRYAAQLAARCKLEPPNGKQEGAAATGSWVYERRWYDHGANACAPGKECGSYKLVVRNTTRELGCACRTCRGSNDTVAVCSYSPGGNYDDPPY; encoded by the exons ATGTCTCCTTCCATCTGCCTCGCCATCTTGTTGCTTGCACTGGTCTCACCGTCACTGGCATCAGCCAGCATTAACGACAACAATGGCGTCACCGTCGCGGCCCCTAGAGTGCCCGTGGCGTTCCAGTTCCTGCAGGGGCACAACGACGCGCGCCGCGAGGTGGGCGTGGCACCCCTGGAGTGGAACTGGATGCTGGGGCAGGACGCCAAGCGGTACGCGGCCCAGCTCGCCGCCCGCTGCAAGCTGGAGCCGCCAAA CGGGAAACAAGAGGGCGCCGCCGCCACCGGCTCGTGGGTGTACGAGCGGCGGTGGTACGACCACGGCGCCAACGCGTGCGCGCCCGGCAAGGAATGCGGGTCCTACAAGTTGGTGGTGCGGAACACCACGCGAGAGCTCGGCTGCGCCTGCCGCACCTGCCGCGGCAGCAACGACACCGTGGCTGTTTGCAGCTACTCCCCTGGCGGCAACTACGACGACCCGCCATACTGA